A genomic stretch from Candidatus Limnocylindrales bacterium includes:
- a CDS encoding DCC1-like thiol-disulfide oxidoreductase family protein, which translates to MSWHEAWTGGQYSVVRAGGALVLMLHFAGRMTDAASFAGAVLAALAVAAAGLFAAGRADRVLALVLAAALAMSDHGLLGRTGIWYATFWLLGHATLPPAPFLSLDARARTDPGGEWRMPSYFPAAAWALFVGHHVFGSIAALSAGEWPIALVRLPLALAALAPSTMPAALAVSLGVELGAWFVAGHADAGVWLLHLLALQPAWFPPRENAGTETVFYDGTCALCHGATRFLLSEDREPARFRLAPLGSEAFQQRLRREQREELPDSVVVGTAAGHVLTQSRATAYILDRIGGLWRILAYVLELLPDSLTDSAYEIVARNRYRWFGRKSQACPILAGPLRARFDS; encoded by the coding sequence ATGAGCTGGCATGAGGCATGGACCGGCGGCCAGTACAGTGTCGTGCGCGCCGGCGGCGCGCTCGTGCTGATGCTGCACTTTGCCGGCCGCATGACCGACGCGGCCTCGTTTGCCGGCGCGGTGCTGGCCGCGCTTGCGGTGGCCGCGGCCGGCCTTTTCGCAGCCGGTCGCGCCGATCGCGTGCTGGCGCTGGTGCTGGCGGCGGCGCTGGCGATGAGCGACCACGGGCTGCTCGGCCGCACCGGCATCTGGTACGCGACCTTCTGGCTGCTCGGACACGCCACGCTGCCACCGGCTCCCTTCCTCAGCCTGGATGCGCGCGCGCGCACCGATCCCGGCGGCGAATGGCGCATGCCCTCCTACTTTCCCGCGGCGGCGTGGGCCCTTTTCGTCGGTCATCACGTCTTCGGATCCATCGCCGCCCTGTCGGCCGGCGAATGGCCGATCGCGCTGGTGCGGCTGCCGCTGGCGCTGGCGGCGCTGGCGCCGTCGACGATGCCGGCAGCGCTGGCAGTCTCGCTCGGCGTGGAGCTCGGCGCGTGGTTCGTCGCGGGACACGCCGATGCAGGCGTGTGGCTGCTGCATCTGCTGGCGCTGCAGCCGGCGTGGTTTCCGCCGCGCGAGAACGCCGGCACCGAGACGGTCTTCTATGACGGCACCTGTGCGCTGTGCCACGGCGCCACGCGCTTCCTGCTGAGCGAGGACCGCGAGCCGGCGCGCTTCCGACTGGCGCCGCTCGGCAGCGAAGCGTTCCAGCAGCGGCTGCGCCGGGAGCAGCGCGAAGAGCTGCCCGACAGCGTCGTGGTCGGCACCGCCGCCGGGCACGTGCTGACGCAGTCGCGAGCAACGGCCTACATCCTCGACCGCATCGGCGGGCTGTGGCGCATCCTCGCCTACGTGCTCGAGCTGCTGCCGGACTCCCTGACGGACTCCGCCTACGAGATCGTCGCGCGCAACCGCTATCGCTGGTTCGGCCGCAAGAGCCAGGCGTGCCCGATCCTTGCCGGCCCGCTGCGCGCCCGCTTCGACAGCTGA
- a CDS encoding DegT/DnrJ/EryC1/StrS family aminotransferase codes for MRARIPFLEPDLPDAAPLAEDMQRIVASARLSNGGPFEESLCDRIAARVGAAHCIAVANATIGLMLAMRATARPGATLAVMPSFTFPATALAARWAGLEPLFCDIDERTWQPRVPIESLRPFADSIALLVPCNTFGAPCDIEQWIEIAEDLGVPLLVDSAAGLGGRYRDGRAIGGAGATEVFSMHATKSFGVGEGGLVVTADAALAARLRTMRNFGLGEDGVCVEPGLNGKLSELHAAVACRVLDGFDAALQRRAAIAERYRRRLAPLAVQLQDGAELSPCQAASIRLRGADRGLVRERLLREGVETRHYFSPPLHRQPLFASCRALGALEGTTAVAADILALPMSTRRTDEEIDRICDALARCL; via the coding sequence ATGCGCGCACGCATCCCTTTCCTCGAGCCCGACTTGCCCGACGCCGCGCCGCTGGCCGAGGACATGCAGCGCATCGTCGCGTCGGCGCGCCTCAGCAACGGCGGGCCTTTCGAAGAGAGCCTTTGCGATCGCATTGCGGCGCGGGTCGGCGCCGCGCACTGCATCGCCGTCGCCAACGCGACCATCGGCCTGATGCTGGCCATGCGCGCGACGGCGCGGCCGGGCGCGACGCTGGCCGTGATGCCTTCGTTCACGTTTCCGGCAACCGCGCTGGCCGCGCGCTGGGCGGGCCTGGAGCCGCTCTTTTGCGACATCGACGAACGCACCTGGCAGCCGCGCGTGCCGATCGAGAGCCTGCGCCCCTTTGCCGATTCGATCGCGCTGCTCGTCCCGTGCAACACGTTCGGCGCGCCGTGCGACATCGAGCAATGGATCGAAATTGCCGAGGACCTTGGCGTGCCGCTGCTGGTCGATTCGGCGGCCGGCCTGGGCGGGCGCTACCGCGACGGCCGCGCCATCGGCGGCGCCGGCGCGACCGAAGTGTTCTCGATGCACGCCACCAAGAGCTTCGGCGTCGGCGAAGGCGGCCTCGTCGTCACCGCCGATGCCGCGCTGGCGGCGCGCCTGCGCACGATGCGCAACTTCGGCCTCGGCGAGGACGGCGTGTGCGTGGAGCCGGGGCTGAACGGCAAGCTTTCGGAGCTCCACGCGGCGGTGGCGTGCCGCGTGCTCGACGGCTTCGATGCGGCGCTGCAGCGGCGCGCGGCCATTGCCGAACGCTACCGCCGGCGCCTGGCCCCGCTTGCCGTGCAGCTCCAGGATGGAGCCGAGCTGTCGCCATGCCAGGCCGCATCGATACGCCTGCGCGGCGCCGATCGCGGCCTGGTGCGCGAGCGGCTGCTGCGCGAGGGCGTGGAGACGCGTCACTACTTCTCGCCGCCGCTGCACCGCCAGCCCCTCTTCGCGAGCTGCCGCGCGCTCGGTGCGCTGGAAGGGACCACCGCCGTCGCAGCGGACATTCTCGCTCTTCCCATGAGCACGCGCCGCACCGACGAGGAGATCGATCGGATCTGCGACGCGCTGGCGCGGTGCCTGTGA
- a CDS encoding phytanoyl-CoA dioxygenase family protein produces the protein MTPLPFRSCDETGWLAAERDLREHGYAAVKSVIAPAVVASARRSVEAWHERTRDRTTRDMPNMGGGPVVWNLQNKDRLFLDILFTRPELERLLVHVLNDPWYRSIPENRPNYILRAFIARAGLAALPFHIDSFIPYEGEHVLSVQSVFVLEPMRAGAGATLVVPGSHRSARWAEQVPREQAVAIEADAGDLLLWDSRLWHAAEDNPEGSTRWLLIATFTRWWIKQAFDVTEALPDEIYEHLTDSQRAVLGFCSRPWRDESEGIRTQHGYEVLAAGRAGKPKALP, from the coding sequence ATGACGCCCCTGCCCTTCCGAAGCTGCGACGAGACCGGCTGGCTCGCCGCCGAACGCGACCTGCGCGAGCACGGCTACGCCGCGGTCAAGAGCGTGATTGCGCCGGCCGTCGTCGCGTCCGCGCGCCGGAGCGTCGAGGCATGGCACGAGCGAACGCGCGATCGGACCACGCGCGACATGCCGAACATGGGCGGCGGCCCGGTGGTGTGGAACCTGCAGAACAAGGACCGTCTCTTCCTCGACATTCTGTTCACGCGTCCCGAGCTCGAGCGGCTGCTCGTGCACGTGCTCAACGATCCGTGGTACCGCTCCATCCCCGAGAACCGTCCCAACTACATCCTGCGTGCCTTCATCGCGCGCGCCGGCCTGGCGGCGCTGCCCTTCCACATCGACTCGTTCATTCCGTACGAGGGCGAGCACGTGCTGTCGGTGCAGAGCGTGTTCGTGCTCGAGCCGATGCGCGCCGGCGCCGGCGCCACGCTGGTGGTGCCCGGATCGCACCGGAGCGCGCGCTGGGCCGAGCAGGTGCCGCGCGAGCAGGCGGTCGCGATCGAGGCCGACGCCGGCGATCTGCTGCTGTGGGACAGCCGGCTCTGGCACGCTGCCGAAGACAATCCCGAAGGTTCCACCCGCTGGCTGCTGATCGCCACGTTCACGCGGTGGTGGATCAAGCAGGCCTTCGACGTCACCGAAGCGCTGCCCGACGAGATCTACGAGCATCTGACCGACTCGCAGCGCGCCGTGCTCGGCTTCTGCTCGCGCCCGTGGCGCGACGAAAGCGAAGGCATCCGCACGCAGCACGGCTACGAAGTCCTGGCGGCCGGGCGCGCCGGCAAGCCCAAGGCGCTGCCATGA
- a CDS encoding SDR family NAD(P)-dependent oxidoreductase, whose amino-acid sequence MSGRLHGKVAVVTGAASSAPGVGIGAAISILLAREGARVIVVNRSLAHAASLAEEITGEGGHCSAVAADVTTSEGAAAAIDAAGSRYGALHVLVNNVGSGGPGTVVDATEQLWEQTMATNLRSVFLCCKHAVPHMIEAGGGSIVNVSSVAALQGFRRGGSGFAPYSAAKAGVIGLTRAVAADHARENVRSNCLIVGMAHTPRMEKFGQEHRRTRTMAVPLQREGTAWDAAWAAVFLASEESRWITGACLPVDGGQLSLREWPE is encoded by the coding sequence ATGAGCGGGCGGCTGCACGGAAAGGTCGCCGTCGTCACCGGCGCGGCGTCGAGCGCGCCGGGCGTCGGCATCGGCGCCGCCATCTCGATCCTGCTGGCGCGCGAAGGCGCGCGTGTGATCGTCGTCAATCGCTCGCTCGCGCACGCCGCCTCGCTGGCCGAGGAAATCACCGGCGAAGGCGGACACTGCAGCGCCGTGGCCGCCGACGTCACCACCTCCGAAGGTGCAGCCGCCGCCATCGATGCCGCCGGCAGCCGCTACGGAGCTCTGCACGTGCTCGTCAACAACGTCGGCTCGGGCGGCCCCGGCACCGTCGTCGACGCCACCGAGCAGCTCTGGGAGCAGACGATGGCCACCAACCTGCGCAGCGTGTTCCTGTGCTGCAAGCACGCGGTGCCGCACATGATCGAGGCGGGCGGCGGCTCGATCGTCAACGTCTCCTCGGTCGCGGCGCTGCAGGGGTTTCGTCGCGGCGGCAGCGGCTTCGCTCCGTACTCGGCCGCCAAGGCCGGTGTGATCGGCCTGACGCGCGCGGTTGCCGCCGATCACGCGCGCGAGAACGTGCGTTCCAACTGCCTGATCGTGGGCATGGCGCACACGCCGCGCATGGAGAAGTTCGGGCAGGAGCATCGCCGGACGCGCACGATGGCCGTTCCGCTGCAGCGCGAAGGCACGGCATGGGACGCGGCGTGGGCCGCGGTCTTCCTCGCAAGCGAGGAGTCGCGCTGGATCACCGGCGCCTGCCTGCCGGTCGACGGCGGCCAGCTCTCGCTGCGCGAGTGGCCGGAGTGA
- a CDS encoding glycosyltransferase family 2 protein: MAVAAPEISVVLSCFFEEATVLEFHARLSRTLAATGRSHEIIYVNDGSTDGTWDRLRRIFEEDASVTAVVDLFRNSGQAAALTAGALLARGKAVVFLDSDLQLSPEDLPLLLERFDRGYDIVSGCRPQRRDDWMRRTASRVANVTMRALSGADLTDFGCTFKVVDARLLAGFEHGPLRPIRLPYLVAAAGRCAEVPVSHAARPHGRSGWTYPKLLRYWLESAVGMSERPFQYVGFALLLLALIGTLRLAVNLVWPFSLLETVTPGFLLNVVVLGALASVGMIALVGEYALRSYNLLLRQPAYIVREVLRRPE; encoded by the coding sequence ATGGCGGTTGCGGCGCCCGAGATCAGCGTAGTGCTGTCGTGCTTCTTCGAGGAGGCGACGGTGCTGGAGTTCCACGCGCGGCTGTCGCGCACGCTCGCCGCCACCGGCCGCTCGCACGAGATCATCTACGTCAACGATGGCAGCACGGACGGAACCTGGGACCGGCTGCGGCGGATCTTCGAGGAAGACGCGTCGGTGACGGCGGTGGTCGATCTGTTCCGCAACTCCGGCCAGGCCGCGGCGCTGACCGCCGGCGCGCTGCTGGCGCGGGGGAAGGCGGTGGTCTTCCTCGACAGCGATCTTCAGCTGTCGCCCGAGGACCTTCCGCTGCTGCTCGAGCGCTTCGATCGCGGCTACGACATCGTCAGCGGATGCCGGCCGCAGCGGCGCGACGACTGGATGCGGCGCACGGCGTCGCGCGTGGCCAACGTGACGATGCGGGCGCTTTCGGGAGCCGACCTCACCGACTTCGGCTGCACCTTCAAGGTGGTCGATGCTCGCCTGCTGGCGGGATTCGAGCACGGCCCGCTGCGGCCGATCCGTCTGCCGTACCTGGTGGCGGCCGCGGGCCGCTGCGCCGAGGTGCCGGTCTCGCATGCCGCGCGCCCCCACGGCCGCTCCGGCTGGACCTATCCCAAGCTGCTTCGCTACTGGCTCGAGAGCGCGGTGGGAATGTCGGAGCGCCCTTTCCAGTACGTCGGTTTCGCCCTGCTGCTGCTGGCGCTGATCGGCACGCTGCGCCTCGCCGTCAACCTGGTCTGGCCGTTCTCGCTGCTGGAGACGGTCACGCCCGGCTTCCTGCTCAACGTCGTGGTGCTGGGCGCGCTGGCAAGCGTGGGGATGATCGCGCTGGTGGGCGAGTACGCGCTGCGAAGCTACAACCTGCTGCTGCGCCAGCCGGCGTACATCGTGCGCGAAGTGCTGCGTCGTCCGGAGTGA
- a CDS encoding VCBS repeat-containing protein → MAPVIALSIAVASAAVPPPLARANLFAQRGAGIEGSAFGGGSPEEWKQAEAAWRQMIASEDLIDLLGLQKSDLVHSMRNLRLPDAAARRWFSPQVEVVDIAEGALSAAGTAVGAGVRRLSLPLAAQSSHSRESLDLWKPWLQDAVTVDSAGFGVLSGRFLDSQRLGFETVLKLEARSRLRSGVVVWVHGTVRAHWERSPQDVGLAAESWRIRRWETLHLEAHLAERTLFREVLDSVTDADAAARARRSVHEELVSRFLADPKGFVPPHPLFAMRSWDRHPAVSVVDIDMDGDDDFYATEREGTNLLFVNRGDGTFEEKAAAFGLDLAGNTTVAIFADFDNDGDPDLFAGRHILPSMLLRNDDGRFTDISAQAAPQGLPPLVTSATAVDYDNDGLLDIYAATYAAEALMREVEAARSRAGTGAPMPDALLAAFLPPRDAVRLRDLAASPEANEFRNLPGPPNVLLHNDGDLRMSTVAETPLRLFYNTYQATWADYDRDGDADVYVANDFAIHHLMRNDGGGRFTDVSAQTGTSDIGFGMGVSWSDYDLDGRQDLYVTNMYSKAGSRITSQLPVNPELRKMARGNSLFRNEGAIFRKVSGEGPGEVPVEVAGWSWGAQFADFDNDTRPDIYALSGNYTAPKEHQLPVDI, encoded by the coding sequence GTGGCACCAGTGATCGCGCTTTCGATCGCCGTCGCCTCCGCCGCCGTGCCGCCGCCGCTGGCGCGCGCCAACCTCTTCGCGCAACGCGGCGCCGGCATCGAGGGCAGCGCCTTCGGCGGCGGCAGCCCCGAAGAGTGGAAGCAGGCCGAGGCCGCATGGCGGCAGATGATCGCGTCCGAGGATCTGATCGACCTGCTCGGGCTGCAGAAATCCGATCTCGTCCACTCGATGCGCAACCTGCGGCTGCCCGACGCCGCCGCTCGCCGCTGGTTCTCGCCGCAGGTCGAGGTCGTCGACATCGCCGAAGGGGCCCTGTCGGCGGCGGGCACGGCGGTCGGCGCCGGCGTCCGGCGCCTGTCGCTGCCGCTGGCGGCGCAGTCTTCGCATTCGCGGGAGAGCCTGGATCTGTGGAAGCCGTGGCTCCAGGATGCCGTCACCGTCGACAGCGCCGGCTTCGGCGTGCTCTCGGGGCGCTTCCTGGATTCGCAGCGGCTCGGCTTCGAGACCGTCCTGAAGCTGGAGGCGCGCAGCCGCCTGCGCAGCGGCGTGGTGGTGTGGGTGCACGGCACCGTGCGGGCGCACTGGGAACGCTCGCCGCAGGACGTGGGACTGGCCGCCGAATCGTGGCGCATCCGGCGCTGGGAGACGTTGCACCTGGAGGCGCATCTGGCCGAGCGCACGCTCTTTCGCGAAGTGCTCGACTCGGTCACCGATGCCGACGCCGCCGCGCGCGCGCGCCGCTCGGTGCACGAGGAGCTGGTGTCGCGCTTCCTCGCCGATCCCAAGGGCTTCGTGCCTCCGCACCCGCTGTTCGCGATGCGCTCGTGGGACCGTCATCCGGCCGTCTCGGTGGTCGACATCGACATGGACGGCGACGACGATTTCTACGCGACCGAGCGCGAGGGGACCAACCTCCTGTTCGTCAATCGCGGCGACGGAACCTTCGAGGAGAAGGCGGCGGCGTTCGGCCTCGATCTTGCCGGCAACACGACCGTGGCGATCTTCGCCGACTTCGACAACGACGGCGATCCCGACCTCTTCGCCGGACGCCACATCCTTCCGAGCATGCTGCTGCGCAACGACGACGGCCGCTTCACCGACATCAGCGCGCAGGCTGCGCCGCAGGGGCTGCCGCCGCTGGTGACCTCGGCCACCGCCGTCGACTACGACAACGACGGCCTGCTCGACATCTACGCTGCGACCTATGCCGCCGAGGCGCTGATGCGCGAGGTCGAGGCGGCGCGCAGCAGGGCGGGCACGGGGGCGCCCATGCCCGATGCGCTGCTGGCCGCATTCCTGCCGCCGCGCGACGCCGTGCGCCTGCGCGATCTGGCGGCCTCGCCCGAAGCCAACGAGTTCCGGAACCTGCCCGGCCCGCCCAACGTGCTGCTGCACAACGACGGCGATCTGCGCATGAGCACGGTCGCCGAGACGCCGCTTCGGCTGTTCTACAACACCTACCAGGCCACGTGGGCCGACTACGATCGCGACGGCGACGCCGACGTCTACGTCGCCAACGATTTCGCGATCCATCATCTCATGCGCAACGACGGCGGTGGCCGCTTCACCGACGTCAGCGCGCAGACCGGCACCTCCGACATCGGGTTCGGGATGGGCGTGAGCTGGTCGGACTACGATCTGGACGGGCGCCAGGACCTGTACGTCACCAACATGTACAGCAAGGCCGGCAGCCGCATCACCTCGCAGCTGCCGGTCAATCCGGAGCTGCGCAAGATGGCGCGCGGCAACAGCCTGTTCCGCAACGAAGGCGCCATCTTCCGCAAGGTCTCGGGCGAAGGCCCCGGCGAGGTTCCCGTCGAAGTGGCGGGCTGGAGCTGGGGAGCGCAGTTCGCCGACTTCGACAACGACACGAGGCCGGACATCTACGCGCTCAGCGGCAACTACACGGCGCCGAAGGAGCACCAGCTGCCGGTGGACATTTGA